A portion of the Ferrovum sp. JA12 genome contains these proteins:
- a CDS encoding thiol-disulfide oxidoreductase DCC family protein yields MPSTELRRLTLFYDGACALCQAEILFLSSRNQEGLLDFVDVQSTHYDPIQTGVSCAAALSAMYAQYDDGEMIHGVRVFPEAYRRAQLPLLAWLFSRQLLQPLFKVGYYFFAKNRHGISKILGPTTLWLVRKKTAKHNLS; encoded by the coding sequence ATGCCTTCGACAGAACTCAGACGACTCACTTTATTCTACGATGGGGCTTGTGCTTTATGTCAAGCAGAAATCCTTTTCTTATCAAGTCGTAATCAGGAAGGATTATTAGATTTTGTTGATGTACAGTCCACTCATTATGACCCGATTCAAACTGGCGTCTCTTGCGCAGCCGCTCTCTCCGCCATGTACGCCCAATATGATGACGGCGAAATGATCCATGGAGTAAGGGTGTTTCCAGAGGCCTATAGGCGTGCACAGTTACCTCTTCTGGCTTGGCTTTTCTCAAGACAACTCTTGCAACCCCTATTTAAAGTCGGCTATTATTTTTTTGCCAAGAACCGACATGGCATTTCAAAAATATTGGGACCCACAACGCTGTGGTTGGTTAGAAAAAAAACAGCTAAACATAATTTGTCATAA
- a CDS encoding GNAT family N-acetyltransferase has translation MMSSELIIDRATLADLDGIMTLQADNQPERGGNLAASFNLSQITYMIVHRPVVVARRDHQVVAFLMNSKPEMNQDIPIIAAMFDAYQASSNSYIYGPVCVREDMRGQGLAQAMFNLLRSMEEGREAVLFIRKSNVASIRAHEKMGMKPVASFQFAEEDYLVLSYLG, from the coding sequence ATGATGTCTAGCGAGTTAATAATTGATCGGGCAACTTTGGCAGACTTAGATGGCATTATGACGCTGCAAGCTGATAATCAGCCCGAGCGTGGCGGCAATCTAGCGGCAAGCTTCAACTTGTCACAGATTACTTATATGATAGTCCATCGACCCGTTGTGGTGGCGCGCCGTGATCATCAAGTGGTTGCTTTTTTAATGAATAGTAAGCCAGAGATGAATCAAGACATACCGATTATTGCTGCCATGTTTGATGCCTACCAAGCCAGCTCAAATAGTTACATATATGGTCCAGTGTGCGTCAGGGAAGATATGCGTGGTCAGGGACTAGCTCAGGCGATGTTTAATTTACTGCGTTCTATGGAAGAGGGGCGAGAGGCAGTGCTCTTTATTAGAAAAAGTAATGTTGCTTCGATTCGTGCCCACGAAAAAATGGGTATGAAGCCAGTAGCCTCCTTTCAGTTTGCAGAGGAAGACTATCTTGTCTTATCGTACTTGGGATAA
- a CDS encoding Eco57I restriction-modification methylase domain-containing protein produces MSRTSTVLHVDTLSIEGGLFTSEWLAKVSAQQAAMQADADYGVRAGFNLREEIGFAWRSAQTLWRQFDQARQQHNSDAWGISQHFAAELLRQCFAFSLAKQTKPIVIAERNYPVQFSALNGHVPIVISPHDEVKALDVAHDRLGDNSGERIRKRSAFGLLQESLNAMPDALWGIATNGLQLRIARDNASLTRPAWVEVDLERLFAEERYADFSVMWLLLHSSRFGSSGSNSTDCALEQWRNACREQGTRARETLRGGVEEALLELGQGFVSHPANTALRDALATGTLSSHEYLRELLRLVYRQIFLLTVEEREILHRSDADPSAVALYADGYSLQRLRERAIRRSAHDRHGDLWQALRQVWIGLGVGEPLLALPPLGGLFDSNQCPSLDACKLENRFLLSALFHLAWLRPEANAPLTRVNWRDMGPEELGSIYESLLELVPMLSNDHRQFSFHTGAATRGNARKTSGSYYTHDSLVQVQLESALEPVIASTLESHPVGQDAVDALLALSVIDPACGSGHFLLAAARRIAGHLARVRAQMRDAHLGNSGQPTPEDYRHALRDVVTHCVYGVDMNPMALELARMALWLEGYTPDAPLGFIDHHFLLGNGLLGVMDPKMILDGVPDTAFTALTGDDAALCRDLKRRNRTERTGLLRMREAASFSQSLQSMDLSATALPLQQLDVLPDETLAEIAAKRQAYERLQLDAGTDGLSLALNLYCASYLLPKHGTETDTDVPTTQDVMNALLGQTVSERKKQAAFNLAKRVPLLHWRLGFAQVFARGGFSVILANPPWERMKLQEEEYFAERAPAVAEARNKAERERAIRALGLSAPGSPERRIYDDFNAAKQIAEAGSVFCHGPRYPLTGTGDVNTYALFAETALQILHPQGRAGLVLPSGIATDDSTSAFFGEISKGRIVQLVDFENREGLFAGVHRSFKFCLLTIGSAEAARFAFFLGNTEQLKDPRRSFTLTADDIARLNPNTRTCPVFRSQKDAEITSGIYKRVPVLWDESKPDGNPWGIKFMTMFHMSGDSGLFHDARRKSELTAPVPLYEAKMVHQFDHRWATYVGDTDDSRDMTDEEKADVNRAVQPRYWIENSVVDDKLKEKNWDHPWIYGWRGITNATNERSVIGSIVPRYGAGNSLHLLLSHEIKHASLWSCFSACISSLVFDYCARTKIGGTNFNFFIPKQLPLLAPKMFTTAYVELIVPRVLELLVTSKDMLGYYLEVVNENPLYDPRSATERGKPWIWNPDHRAILRSELDAIYARLYGLTRDDLRYILDPSDIMGDDYPSETFRGLKAKEIRHLGEYRTRRLVLEAWDKLEQGEL; encoded by the coding sequence ATGTCTAGAACTTCTACCGTATTACACGTCGATACCCTCAGCATTGAGGGTGGATTATTCACTTCTGAATGGCTTGCAAAAGTATCCGCTCAGCAAGCGGCCATGCAAGCAGATGCAGACTATGGTGTTCGCGCAGGTTTCAACTTGCGCGAAGAGATCGGCTTCGCCTGGCGATCTGCCCAAACGCTATGGCGACAATTTGACCAAGCACGCCAGCAACACAATTCGGATGCTTGGGGCATCAGCCAACACTTTGCGGCCGAACTTTTACGGCAATGCTTTGCATTCAGTTTAGCCAAGCAGACTAAACCAATCGTCATTGCCGAACGCAACTATCCTGTGCAATTCAGCGCACTCAACGGTCATGTCCCAATTGTCATATCCCCACACGATGAAGTAAAAGCGTTAGATGTAGCCCACGACCGCTTGGGCGACAACTCAGGTGAGCGGATCAGGAAGCGCAGCGCATTTGGCTTACTGCAAGAAAGTCTGAATGCCATGCCCGACGCCCTTTGGGGTATCGCGACCAATGGCTTACAACTGCGAATTGCACGAGACAACGCCAGCCTAACGCGACCAGCATGGGTCGAAGTCGACCTGGAACGTTTATTTGCTGAAGAGCGATATGCTGATTTCTCAGTCATGTGGCTCCTCTTGCACTCTTCACGTTTTGGTTCATCAGGAAGTAATTCCACTGATTGTGCCTTGGAGCAATGGCGTAACGCGTGTCGTGAGCAAGGCACGCGCGCACGTGAAACCTTGCGCGGCGGAGTGGAAGAAGCCTTACTCGAACTTGGGCAAGGCTTTGTTAGCCATCCGGCCAATACGGCACTTAGAGATGCCTTGGCCACTGGAACTTTGAGCTCGCATGAATATTTGCGCGAACTACTGCGCTTGGTCTATCGGCAGATTTTTCTGCTCACGGTGGAAGAACGTGAAATTCTTCACCGAAGTGATGCCGACCCAAGTGCCGTTGCGCTGTATGCAGACGGATACAGCTTACAGCGACTGCGTGAGCGAGCTATCCGTCGCAGTGCACATGACCGCCATGGTGACCTGTGGCAAGCTTTAAGGCAGGTCTGGATTGGTTTAGGAGTAGGCGAACCCCTTCTGGCACTGCCACCTCTAGGCGGCTTATTTGATTCAAATCAGTGCCCATCGCTCGATGCATGCAAGCTCGAAAATCGCTTCTTGCTTTCTGCTTTGTTTCACTTAGCCTGGTTGCGCCCTGAGGCCAATGCGCCATTGACTCGGGTTAACTGGCGGGACATGGGGCCCGAGGAGTTAGGCAGCATATACGAAAGTCTGCTTGAGCTGGTGCCCATGCTTAGTAATGACCATAGGCAGTTTAGTTTTCACACGGGAGCGGCTACAAGGGGAAATGCACGCAAAACTTCAGGTAGTTACTACACACACGACTCCTTGGTGCAGGTCCAACTTGAGTCTGCTCTTGAACCAGTCATTGCCAGCACGCTTGAATCGCACCCAGTGGGACAAGACGCTGTAGATGCGCTTTTGGCGCTTAGCGTTATTGACCCCGCATGCGGAAGTGGCCATTTCTTACTTGCTGCTGCGCGCCGCATCGCAGGTCATTTGGCTAGAGTGCGTGCACAAATGCGAGACGCGCATTTAGGCAATAGCGGCCAGCCAACACCAGAAGATTATCGGCATGCACTTAGGGATGTTGTGACCCACTGCGTCTACGGCGTTGACATGAACCCAATGGCATTGGAGCTAGCTCGGATGGCATTGTGGCTAGAGGGCTACACGCCTGATGCTCCGCTTGGATTCATTGATCATCACTTTCTGCTTGGTAACGGGCTCTTGGGCGTGATGGATCCCAAAATGATCTTAGATGGTGTTCCCGACACGGCCTTCACGGCCTTGACAGGTGATGACGCTGCTCTTTGTCGCGACTTGAAACGACGCAATAGAACTGAACGGACTGGATTGCTGCGCATGCGAGAAGCTGCAAGTTTCAGTCAAAGCCTGCAATCTATGGACTTGTCTGCGACAGCCCTTCCATTACAACAGTTGGATGTCTTGCCGGACGAAACCTTGGCAGAGATTGCTGCCAAGCGACAAGCTTATGAACGATTGCAGCTTGACGCAGGCACAGATGGTCTTAGCCTTGCACTGAATTTGTACTGCGCTTCCTATTTGTTGCCGAAACATGGCACAGAGACAGATACCGACGTACCGACGACACAAGATGTAATGAACGCATTGTTGGGACAAACAGTTTCAGAGAGGAAGAAGCAAGCGGCTTTTAACCTTGCCAAGCGAGTCCCACTTTTGCATTGGAGGCTTGGGTTCGCACAAGTCTTTGCGAGAGGTGGTTTCTCAGTCATCTTGGCTAACCCACCTTGGGAACGCATGAAACTCCAAGAGGAGGAGTATTTTGCAGAGCGTGCACCCGCAGTTGCGGAAGCAAGGAACAAAGCCGAGCGCGAGCGTGCCATTCGTGCTTTGGGACTTTCAGCCCCGGGTAGCCCCGAGCGCCGCATCTACGACGACTTTAATGCTGCAAAGCAAATAGCTGAAGCGGGCAGTGTGTTCTGTCATGGCCCCAGGTATCCCTTAACGGGTACAGGCGACGTCAACACCTATGCGCTCTTTGCGGAAACAGCCTTGCAGATATTGCACCCACAAGGGCGCGCTGGTCTAGTGTTGCCAAGTGGGATTGCGACTGACGACTCGACCAGTGCATTCTTTGGTGAGATCAGCAAAGGTCGTATCGTGCAGTTGGTAGATTTCGAAAATAGGGAAGGCCTCTTTGCTGGAGTACATCGCAGTTTCAAGTTTTGTCTTTTGACTATAGGTTCTGCTGAGGCAGCTAGGTTTGCGTTCTTTTTGGGCAATACGGAGCAACTTAAAGACCCGCGTCGCAGCTTTACATTGACAGCAGATGACATTGCACGCCTAAATCCCAACACTAGAACTTGTCCAGTATTTAGAAGTCAAAAAGACGCGGAAATAACGAGTGGCATTTACAAGCGTGTACCAGTTCTTTGGGATGAGAGCAAGCCTGACGGAAATCCGTGGGGTATTAAATTCATGACCATGTTCCACATGTCGGGAGATAGCGGGCTATTTCATGACGCACGTCGGAAAAGTGAATTGACTGCCCCAGTACCTTTGTATGAAGCAAAGATGGTGCACCAGTTTGACCACAGATGGGCAACCTATGTTGGAGATACAGACGATTCTCGGGATATGACAGACGAGGAGAAAGCTGATGTTAATCGTGCAGTACAGCCTAGGTATTGGATCGAAAATTCAGTTGTTGATGACAAGTTAAAGGAAAAAAATTGGGATCATCCATGGATATACGGATGGCGAGGCATTACCAACGCGACAAATGAACGATCTGTTATCGGGAGTATCGTTCCAAGATATGGCGCTGGAAATTCTCTTCATTTGCTTCTTTCGCATGAGATAAAGCATGCTTCTTTGTGGTCTTGTTTTTCTGCGTGTATTTCATCTCTGGTATTTGACTATTGTGCTAGAACAAAAATTGGCGGAACTAATTTCAATTTTTTTATACCAAAACAGTTACCCTTATTAGCACCAAAAATGTTTACGACAGCTTATGTCGAACTAATTGTTCCTAGAGTTCTTGAGCTTTTGGTAACTTCGAAAGATATGCTTGGGTACTATCTTGAAGTTGTGAACGAAAACCCGCTCTACGATCCGCGCTCAGCTACGGAGCGAGGTAAGCCTTGGATTTGGAACCCGGATCATCGCGCGATTTTGCGTTCTGAATTGGATGCCATTTATGCACGACTTTATGGACTGACAAGAGATGATTTGCGTTACATCTTGGATCCGTCAGACATCATGGGAGATGACTATCCAAGCGAAACATTCCGAGGGCTTAAAGCCAAAGAAATACGGCACCTTGGCGAATACCGTACGCGTCGCCTTGTACTAGAAGCATGGGATAAATTGGAGCAAGGCGAGCTATGA
- a CDS encoding DsbA family protein, translating to MTQRHLIYFADPMCSWCWGFSPVIDAIQSQFGATLPIKLILGGLRPGTDKAMDSADKNDIRSHWEHVHEASQQPFDFSFFSREGFIYNTEPAARSVVTLRRYRADLALEALKSIHRAFYAHNQDVTDLQVLTHIASSLGMDKESFQESFLSESIKEETWSDFSLSQYSGITGFPTLAAGFHQDQPYTLITHGFQPASSVLAMITTWMNALEEQH from the coding sequence ATGACTCAACGACATTTAATCTATTTTGCTGACCCCATGTGTTCCTGGTGCTGGGGGTTTTCTCCGGTGATTGATGCCATTCAATCCCAGTTTGGTGCAACCCTACCCATTAAATTGATTTTAGGAGGATTAAGACCCGGCACTGACAAAGCTATGGATTCAGCTGATAAAAATGATATCCGTAGCCACTGGGAACATGTTCATGAGGCATCACAGCAACCCTTTGATTTTAGTTTTTTTTCAAGGGAAGGATTTATTTATAATACCGAACCTGCAGCAAGGTCGGTGGTGACTCTTCGTCGCTATCGCGCTGATTTAGCTTTAGAGGCACTCAAGTCTATCCACAGAGCTTTTTATGCTCACAATCAAGATGTTACTGATTTACAAGTCTTAACGCATATTGCCAGCTCACTCGGCATGGATAAAGAGAGTTTTCAGGAATCATTTCTCTCAGAGAGTATCAAAGAAGAAACTTGGTCTGATTTTTCCCTATCCCAGTATTCTGGGATCACTGGTTTTCCTACCTTAGCTGCTGGCTTCCACCAGGACCAACCTTATACTCTCATCACCCATGGTTTTCAACCAGCTTCGAGCGTTTTAGCAATGATCACTACATGGATGAATGCTCTAGAGGAACAACACTGA
- a CDS encoding FMN-binding glutamate synthase family protein codes for MNVWLRYVPWLLTGILFVYTELDHPEDIGYFTLFYSKLFFILFCIGWYDLLQQQHAINRNYPLIGHLRYLLEAIRPEIRQYFVESDEDEVPFSRAQRSLVYQRAKGESSNRPFGTLSQIEKKGYQTLLYSLRPAPILTPQQLRVSVGNHQCRLPYSISLFNISAMSFGALSANAIMALNRGAQLGQFIQDTGEGSVSQYHLKHQGDLIWQIASGYFGCRDHNGHFSLEKFKEVSQLPSIKMIEVKLSQGAKPGHGGVLPGAKVTREIAQTRSIPEGETCVSPATHSAFSTPIELLHFINVLREHSGGKPLGIKLCIGQPKEWFALVKAMLATGFHPDFIVVDGAEGGTGSAPIEFVDHVGLPLKEGLHLVHQSLIASGLREKINIGASGKIISGFDLLKVIALGADWGNSARGFMFALGCIQSLACHLDTCPTGIATQNKQRQKALNPEDKAVRVAHFHHATLIAFAELTASIGVQEPSLINPKFIMERQSDGQLAPMSKRLYTLPQGSFTNLSQPLDYISDVPKEIIDAWNESKMTQF; via the coding sequence ATGAATGTTTGGTTGCGTTACGTACCGTGGCTGTTAACTGGGATCCTGTTTGTTTATACCGAACTAGACCATCCCGAGGATATTGGCTACTTTACTCTTTTCTATTCAAAGCTCTTTTTTATTCTCTTTTGTATTGGCTGGTATGATCTCTTGCAGCAACAGCATGCCATCAATCGTAACTATCCACTAATCGGCCATTTACGTTATCTTCTAGAGGCCATTCGCCCTGAAATCAGACAATATTTTGTGGAAAGCGACGAGGATGAAGTACCCTTTTCAAGGGCACAACGCTCTCTTGTTTATCAACGGGCAAAAGGTGAATCCTCTAATCGTCCTTTTGGTACACTCTCTCAAATTGAAAAAAAGGGCTACCAAACCCTTCTCTATAGTCTGCGCCCTGCGCCCATATTAACTCCTCAACAGTTAAGAGTTTCTGTAGGCAATCATCAATGTCGCCTTCCCTACTCCATCTCTTTATTTAATATTTCCGCCATGAGTTTTGGTGCCCTATCAGCTAACGCTATCATGGCCCTTAACCGGGGAGCGCAATTAGGTCAATTTATTCAAGACACAGGAGAGGGGTCTGTGTCTCAATATCATCTGAAACATCAGGGTGATTTAATTTGGCAAATCGCCTCCGGCTACTTTGGCTGTCGCGATCACAACGGTCATTTTAGTTTAGAAAAATTTAAAGAAGTAAGCCAATTACCCTCAATTAAAATGATAGAAGTAAAACTTTCACAAGGAGCGAAACCTGGTCATGGTGGTGTGCTACCTGGCGCAAAGGTCACTCGAGAAATCGCCCAGACACGCTCAATTCCTGAGGGAGAAACCTGTGTTTCTCCGGCCACCCATAGCGCCTTTAGTACCCCTATAGAGCTTCTTCATTTTATCAATGTGTTACGTGAGCATTCAGGAGGTAAACCCCTTGGTATTAAACTGTGTATCGGCCAACCCAAAGAATGGTTTGCTTTAGTTAAAGCCATGCTCGCCACCGGTTTTCATCCAGATTTCATTGTCGTGGATGGCGCTGAAGGAGGAACAGGATCCGCTCCTATAGAGTTTGTAGATCATGTAGGATTACCCCTTAAAGAAGGGCTGCACCTCGTTCATCAGAGCCTGATTGCCAGCGGTTTACGTGAAAAAATCAACATCGGCGCCTCTGGTAAAATCATCTCAGGTTTTGATTTGCTAAAAGTGATTGCATTAGGAGCTGATTGGGGAAACTCCGCGCGCGGCTTCATGTTTGCTCTAGGATGCATTCAATCGCTAGCCTGCCATCTGGATACCTGCCCCACAGGCATTGCAACACAAAACAAGCAACGTCAAAAGGCTTTAAATCCTGAGGATAAGGCAGTAAGAGTCGCTCACTTTCATCACGCTACTCTCATTGCCTTCGCAGAGTTGACAGCTAGCATTGGCGTACAAGAGCCTAGCCTAATCAACCCTAAATTCATCATGGAACGGCAAAGTGACGGCCAATTAGCCCCCATGTCAAAGCGACTTTACACGCTACCACAGGGATCCTTCACTAATCTGAGTCAACCGCTTGATTACATAAGTGACGTACCCAAGGAAATCATTGACGCTTGGAATGAATCCAAGATGACTCAATTCTGA
- the phaZ gene encoding polyhydroxyalkanoate depolymerase, producing the protein MLYFIEESFNLMLSPARQSSRIIKSLIKEMPHSGVAAPWLNTVNAWMTVFEEFSGIHEKPKWQLHEIMVDGVAYRVEDEVVLKRAYCQLVHFKKVNYHRKQPRLFIIAPYSGHYSTLLRQTVETFLPDHDVYITDWLNCKNISIASDLFNLNDFIDYLVDFMHFLGSGTHVLAVCQPTVPALAATAIMADWGDRCQPRSLTLIAGPIDARENPTVVNQFALEHDLNWFEENLIQIVPPPNLGAGRKVYPGFIQLNSFMAMNPQRHMQSIESMFESLVEGNGEDAERKKQFYDEYLSVMDLTAEFYLQTIDQVFLKFSLAKGEMMSRWHLVDTAHIRHTHLLVIEGEKDDICGIGQTQAALHITNNLPDSHKEYVLVPEVGHYGTFNGRVFREEIAPKITRFINEIENS; encoded by the coding sequence ATGCTTTATTTTATTGAAGAGTCGTTCAATTTGATGCTAAGTCCCGCCAGGCAATCAAGTCGCATTATTAAAAGTTTGATTAAAGAGATGCCTCATTCTGGAGTTGCAGCGCCATGGCTTAATACGGTGAATGCCTGGATGACAGTCTTCGAGGAGTTTTCTGGGATTCATGAAAAACCCAAATGGCAATTACACGAGATCATGGTTGATGGTGTTGCTTACCGGGTAGAAGATGAAGTGGTTCTTAAAAGAGCGTACTGTCAGTTGGTCCATTTTAAAAAAGTCAATTATCATCGCAAACAACCACGATTATTTATCATTGCTCCCTATTCGGGTCATTACTCCACATTGCTGAGACAAACGGTCGAAACCTTCTTACCAGATCACGATGTTTACATTACGGATTGGTTAAATTGTAAAAACATCTCTATCGCCTCCGACTTGTTTAATCTTAATGATTTCATTGATTATTTAGTGGATTTTATGCACTTTCTTGGCTCAGGCACTCATGTGCTGGCAGTGTGTCAACCTACAGTCCCAGCTTTAGCTGCCACAGCAATCATGGCCGACTGGGGGGATCGTTGCCAACCCCGATCACTGACTCTGATTGCAGGGCCCATTGATGCGAGAGAAAATCCCACTGTAGTGAATCAATTCGCCCTTGAACATGATTTGAACTGGTTTGAGGAAAATTTAATTCAAATTGTCCCGCCGCCTAATTTAGGTGCTGGCCGAAAAGTCTATCCAGGTTTTATACAGTTAAATAGTTTTATGGCCATGAACCCCCAGCGCCATATGCAATCTATTGAGTCCATGTTTGAATCTCTGGTGGAAGGTAATGGCGAGGATGCTGAGAGAAAAAAACAATTCTATGATGAGTATTTGTCTGTCATGGATTTAACGGCAGAGTTCTATTTACAAACTATTGATCAAGTGTTTTTAAAATTTAGTTTAGCTAAGGGCGAGATGATGAGTCGCTGGCATCTTGTGGATACTGCCCATATCAGACATACGCACCTATTAGTCATTGAGGGTGAAAAGGATGATATTTGTGGAATTGGGCAAACCCAGGCGGCTTTACACATTACCAATAATCTGCCGGACTCCCATAAAGAGTACGTTTTGGTTCCTGAGGTTGGCCATTATGGAACGTTTAATGGACGCGTATTTCGAGAAGAAATTGCACCTAAGATTACCCGATTTATCAATGAAATAGAAAATAGTTAA
- a CDS encoding pirin family protein, whose amino-acid sequence MSNTTQNNSQFRRPDAVIGGSEGSGFWGYQWREKSGLGAVLLCDSYVMTAPTFPLHPHRHISAVAILFEDTIGHMDSSDSVGTNHQFGAGDVHWTLAGRGVEHTQIPRAGSRIHGAQMFIDLPQDLRHSPAQTFHLEAKDVPIYKTAHSRCRILVGTAWGLTSPMGIPQELLMIDGWSTSEITMPVPAHWKVWLYDRDNEKAGYTNDSTVKGSFLLVASPSLY is encoded by the coding sequence ATGAGTAATACTACACAAAATAATAGCCAATTTCGTAGACCTGATGCGGTGATTGGTGGCAGTGAAGGATCAGGCTTTTGGGGATATCAATGGCGCGAGAAATCAGGTCTTGGGGCAGTACTCCTCTGTGATAGCTATGTGATGACTGCGCCCACTTTTCCATTGCATCCCCATCGGCATATTAGTGCTGTGGCTATTCTTTTTGAAGATACAATAGGGCACATGGACTCCTCCGACAGCGTTGGAACCAATCACCAATTTGGTGCTGGGGACGTTCATTGGACGCTGGCAGGCCGTGGCGTTGAGCACACCCAAATACCAAGAGCAGGCTCCAGAATTCATGGAGCACAAATGTTTATTGACCTGCCTCAAGATTTACGCCATTCTCCAGCGCAGACATTTCATCTTGAGGCAAAGGATGTCCCTATCTATAAAACGGCTCATAGTCGATGCCGTATCTTGGTAGGTACGGCATGGGGCTTAACGAGCCCCATGGGCATTCCACAAGAACTACTTATGATTGATGGGTGGAGTACATCTGAAATAACTATGCCTGTCCCAGCACATTGGAAAGTTTGGTTATATGATCGTGACAATGAAAAAGCTGGTTATACGAATGATTCAACTGTTAAGGGGAGCTTTTTATTAGTGGCTTCTCCATCTTTATATTAA
- a CDS encoding alpha/beta hydrolase — translation MKKAFRLLLMPLLFILMHGSYGASFPDWHHMDQDTLNRSYNNSLAVPESKEMFNHWVIEAKEFRASHAQYLDIPYGPSKREKLDIFVAAPNAPTLVFIHGGFWQMRSKDDFAFIAKPYVKAGINVVMVGYPLAPEASMSEIVAASQRAITYVQHHIQDWQGDPHRVVVSGWSSGGHLTAEVMNNSIVSAAVPLSGIYDLEPLVGSYIDKKLHLSQQEVKQFSPMNDIPPKALPIYIFVGGAELSEMRRQSYDYAAKLAALHQPGGFKELPQKNHYTILADMINPEGEIYRTLIQVLQGKSLTLNQ, via the coding sequence ATGAAAAAAGCATTCCGCCTCTTATTAATGCCCCTCCTCTTCATCCTGATGCATGGATCCTATGGAGCCTCGTTTCCCGATTGGCATCATATGGATCAGGATACTTTAAACCGCTCATACAATAACTCCCTAGCGGTTCCTGAAAGTAAAGAAATGTTCAATCATTGGGTGATCGAGGCCAAAGAGTTTCGTGCAAGCCATGCTCAGTATTTAGATATTCCTTACGGCCCTTCAAAACGAGAAAAACTAGATATATTTGTAGCCGCTCCAAATGCCCCGACTTTAGTCTTTATTCATGGTGGGTTTTGGCAAATGCGATCAAAGGATGATTTTGCTTTTATTGCTAAACCCTATGTAAAGGCAGGCATTAATGTGGTTATGGTGGGCTATCCCCTAGCACCGGAGGCTAGCATGTCAGAAATTGTTGCGGCTTCTCAAAGAGCTATCACTTACGTGCAACATCACATACAAGACTGGCAAGGTGATCCCCATCGAGTGGTAGTCAGTGGTTGGTCATCGGGCGGTCATCTCACCGCGGAAGTAATGAACAACTCCATCGTTTCTGCAGCCGTCCCACTGAGTGGCATCTACGATTTAGAGCCTTTGGTGGGGAGTTATATTGATAAAAAACTTCATCTCTCTCAACAGGAGGTAAAACAATTTTCCCCTATGAACGACATCCCGCCAAAGGCTCTACCTATTTATATTTTTGTCGGTGGTGCCGAATTATCAGAGATGAGAAGACAATCCTACGACTATGCCGCAAAATTAGCCGCCCTTCATCAGCCAGGTGGATTTAAAGAATTACCTCAAAAAAACCATTACACCATCTTGGCTGACATGATCAATCCTGAAGGAGAAATTTATCGTACGTTAATCCAAGTGCTCCAGGGCAAGTCTTTAACTCTTAATCAATAA
- a CDS encoding HNH endonuclease — MNATTGVIGSALTVLESHAVRKAARDAGFDILLDLQGSVVGESSHAPLKCAIWTSTSNGFIVALSMANVVHALEADIGQAINSARLPSTSFDIAGTFEASDIFELEVLLKRAWLLSRSLPNALIGRFEKALSEISTTEREATVRQRVGQNLFREGLLALWGGRCAITGLDAPELLRASHAKPWADSSDTERLDVFNGLLLAAHWDAAFDSGLITISGSGHVVPSAALSDSTIEVLRLTEDFCIRLQPQHEPYLSWHRERVFKQL; from the coding sequence ATGAATGCCACCACTGGCGTTATTGGATCTGCATTGACTGTGCTTGAGAGCCATGCGGTTCGTAAAGCCGCTCGCGATGCAGGTTTTGATATTTTGTTGGATCTTCAGGGCTCAGTAGTCGGTGAAAGCAGTCACGCACCACTCAAGTGCGCCATTTGGACTTCGACAAGCAACGGCTTCATTGTCGCCTTGTCAATGGCCAATGTAGTTCATGCGCTTGAGGCTGATATTGGTCAAGCCATCAATTCAGCAAGGCTACCCAGCACGTCATTCGACATAGCCGGTACCTTCGAAGCCTCTGATATTTTCGAACTCGAAGTCCTGCTCAAAAGGGCCTGGCTACTCTCTCGCAGTCTGCCCAACGCACTGATTGGCCGCTTTGAAAAGGCGTTGTCTGAGATCAGCACCACGGAGCGTGAGGCGACTGTTAGGCAAAGAGTCGGCCAAAACCTGTTCCGAGAAGGTTTGCTGGCTCTGTGGGGCGGTCGCTGTGCCATCACAGGGCTTGATGCTCCTGAGCTATTGCGTGCCAGCCATGCAAAGCCGTGGGCCGATAGTTCCGACACTGAACGGTTGGATGTTTTCAACGGATTACTGTTAGCTGCCCATTGGGACGCCGCCTTTGACTCCGGCCTCATCACGATATCAGGCAGCGGGCATGTTGTCCCGAGTGCTGCACTTTCGGATTCGACTATTGAGGTTCTGAGGCTGACTGAGGATTTTTGCATCCGGCTTCAACCACAGCATGAACCCTACCTGTCCTGGCATCGTGAGCGAGTGTTCAAACAACTGTAG